A region from the Falco rusticolus isolate bFalRus1 chromosome 4, bFalRus1.pri, whole genome shotgun sequence genome encodes:
- the HYAL3 gene encoding hyaluronidase-3 has product MVLAMVLRACLVLGMAVGESPAPEPLVGGQPFAVVWNIPTSRCQNRFGLGLPLGDYGIVENRDGHFTGQNITIFYKNKFGLYPYLSQQGVPHNGGIPQRVPLGAHLTRAAEDIRRILRPAFRGLAVVDWEEWRPLWAQNWGAKRIYRAASEQWVQDQHGLLPAQQRLQLARWEFEQAAQAVMEETLLLGQTLCPGGLWGFYRFPDCLNSNWAKEANYTGQCQPAEVQHNNRLGWLWATSAALYPSIYLPPALPSALRHRYVHHRLREALRVATFRANSPPPVIAYSRLSFRRSHRFLELADLVHTIGESAALGAAGLVLWGDMSYSHSAESCASLHHYLTSTLGPYVANVTAAAQECSYVQCHGHGRCVRRQPHDLSSLLHLGPGASPPGSFRCHCYRGWAGKDCARRVKPSPVSSCLVPTRAHSLCRHNNLPPSDTCLPRDTWGW; this is encoded by the exons ATGGTGCTGGCGATGGTGCTGCGggcctgcctggtgctgggcatGGCTGTCGGGGAGAGCCCGGCACCAGAGCCCCTGGTGGGCGGGCAGCCCTTCGCCGTGGTGTGGAACATCCCCACCAGCCGCTGCCAGAACCGCTTcggcctggggctgccccttGGCGACTATGGCATTGTGGAGAACCGGGATGGCCACTTCACCGGCCAGAACATCACCATCTTCTACAAGAACAAGTTTGGGCTGTACCCCTACTTGTCCCAGCAGGGTGTCCCCCACAATGGAGGCATCCCCCAGCGGGTCCCCCTCGGCGCCCACCTCACTAGGGCAGCTGAGGACATTCGCCGCATCCTGCGCCCTGCTTTCCGTGGCCTGGCCGTGGTGGACTGGGAGGAGTGGAGGCCTCTCTGGGCCCAAAACTGGGGGGCCAAGCGGATCTACCGGGCGGCCTCAGAGCAATGGGTGCAGGACCAGCACGGCCTCCTGCCAGCGCAGCAGCGGCTCCAGCTGGCCCGCTGGGAGTTTGAGCAGGCAGCGCAGGCTGTGATGGAGGAGACACTTCTGCTGGGCCAGACCCTGTGTCCAGGGGGGCTCTGGGGTTTCTACCGCTTCCCTGACTGCCTCAACAGCAACTGGGCCAAGGAGGCCAACTACACCGGGCAGTGCCAGCCAGCAGAGGTGCAGCACAACAACCGCCTTGGCTGGCTCTGGGCCACCTCAGCTGCCCTCTACCCCAGCATCTACCTGCCACCAGCGCTGCCGTCTGCCCTGCGCCACCGCTATGTGCACCACCGGCTGCGCGAAGCCCTGCGCGTGGCCACCTTCAGGGCCAACAGCCCCCCGCCCGTGATTGCCTACTCCCGCCTCTCCTTCCGCCGCTCACACAGATTCCTGGAGCTG GCTGACCTGGTGCACACCATCGGGGAGAgtgcagcgctgggtgcagcTGGACTCGTGCTCTGGGGAGACATGTCGTACTCCCACTCGGCT GAAAGCTGTGCCAGCCTGCACCACTACCTCACATCCACCCTGGGTCCCTACGTGGCCaatgtgacagcagcagcccaggagtGCAGCTATGTGCAGTGCCATGGCCACGGGCGCTGCGTGCGCCGGCAGCCCCACGACCTGAGCAGCCTCCTGCACCTTGGCCCTGGTGCCAGCCCACCAGGCTCCTTCCGCTGCCACTGCTACCGTGGCTGGGCCGGCAAGGACTGTGCCCGGCGAGTCAAGCCCAGCCCTGTCTCCTCCTGCCTGGTGCCCACCCGTGCTCACAGCCTCTGCAGGCACAACAACCTCCCACCCTCTGACACCTGCCTACCACGGGACACATGGGGCTGGTGA